AAGACTTATTATTCTCTCGTGGGCGATGCAATTGGGACCACTATTTTTGCATATGGTTGTGGCGGATATGGCTCGCTGCAAGAATACATGATATTGGATGAATACCTAGACGCCATTTCGCCCGACGTAGTGGTCTGGCAGTTCTGTTACAATGACTTTTTTGACAATTCATGGCCTATGGCTCGGGAGCGGGGAAACGAAATGAGACGTCCATTCTTATCTGAGGACGGAAAGATTTTCTACGCTGGTAGCAATAACGATTCCAGTTTGAGGCATTTTCTGAGTAAATATATGCTTCTAACGCGTCGGCTATTTGAAAAAGCGTATGAAATCGAGTCATATATTGGTATGAGATTTAACTTTGAACAAAATATCAATGAAATAGGTCTTCGGCATGAAGGTTTCAGACAGTCTGTCCAAACTACGCGTAAGATAATGTCAATGGTTAGAAATAGGATACCAAAAGCTCGCATCGTGGCGTTTTCCGTAGATAATACTCAGCCATATCTTGATCAGTTCCAAGAGATTGCCAAAGAACAACAGATTGAATTTATTGATGGAATCGGTAGT
This window of the Desulfomonilaceae bacterium genome carries:
- a CDS encoding SGNH/GDSL hydrolase family protein, with product MRLEKHQRILFIGDSFTAANDVSDSKTYYSLVGDAIGTTIFAYGCGGYGSLQEYMILDEYLDAISPDVVVWQFCYNDFFDNSWPMARERGNEMRRPFLSEDGKIFYAGSNNDSSLRHFLSKYMLLTRRLFEKAYEIESYIGMRFNFEQNINEIGLRHEGFRQSVQTTRKIMSMVRNRIPKARIVAFSVDNTQPYLDQFQEIAKEQQIEFIDGIGSAIQNAEDRGITVRSSDKFHWNETGNSICANLIVCYLRSTPGATVPYGGQ